Within bacterium, the genomic segment CGCTTTCCGTGGCGGACGTGATTATCGCCGTGCCGCTTTCGCTCGCCGGGATCGCCGCGGTGCTGGCCCAGGCGTCCGCCGCCGCGCTCGCCTCGGTCACGGCGCGGATTCCCGCCGGCCATCCCGCACGCGCGCCCGCGCGCGCCGCGTTCGGAGCAATAGTGATAATCGGCCTCGCGCTGCCCGTTATTGTCCTTTTGATGGCTGCGGCGATGATCGGCCCGGAGCTTGCAATGTCCGGCGCGTAATCGGCGACGCGTGCGACCGAATTCGGATGTCGCCGCCGGGTATTCTCATTTCGTTATCTCGATTTCAAGCGCGTTCGCGAACCGGTTGTAATAGTTGAACTGGCAGACAATCGCGATTATTTCCATTACTTCTTCCTCAGCGTACACCGCGCGCGCCTCGTTCCAGATTTCGTCAGGCAGCCCCGCGGCGTTGCGGGTAAGCGCGTCCGCGATCTTGAGCACCGCCCGCTCGCGCGCGCTCCAGACCGTATCGCCCTCCGGTCCAAGCACCTCCGCCAGCGACGGCGCGCCGTCCCCGATTGCTTCGGTCGCGGCCGCGCTCGCATCCAGCAGCCCAAGGCGCTCGAACTTTTCGCGGCTCATCCCGAATTTCTTCGCAAGCATTATGTGCGACGCCATGCAGTAGCGGCAGGAGTTTATCTGCGAAGTGCGCACGGCCGCCAGCTCCTTTTCCTCCACGGGCACCGTGCCCGTGTAGGTGACCGCTCGAAAATGCGCGAACGAGGTGGTCATCATCTCCAGCCTGCGTGCGAACGTGCGAAAGAGGTTGGGCACGTTTCCCCGCTCGCGCAGGAAGTCGTCGAAAACGGCGCGCACCTCCGCGTCTTCGGTTTTCAGCGGCAAAGGCTCGATTCTCGGCATCGCATGCTCCGTGACAACAAATGGGGGGATATCGTACCATCAACAAG encodes:
- a CDS encoding carboxymuconolactone decarboxylase family protein, whose product is MPRIEPLPLKTEDAEVRAVFDDFLRERGNVPNLFRTFARRLEMMTTSFAHFRAVTYTGTVPVEEKELAAVRTSQINSCRYCMASHIMLAKKFGMSREKFERLGLLDASAAATEAIGDGAPSLAEVLGPEGDTVWSARERAVLKIADALTRNAAGLPDEIWNEARAVYAEEEVMEIIAIVCQFNYYNRFANALEIEITK